The following DNA comes from Rosa rugosa chromosome 5, drRosRugo1.1, whole genome shotgun sequence.
ACAGAGCCATTGTGATTAAACTCCATCTAGTACAGGAAAACACATTCTCTCATTGTTCTTGTTTCTCTTGTTTTCCTGTACTCTGTTCCATATCTCTCTGTTTTTCAATTCTATCCCAAAAGGGTTTCTGATTTCAGCTATGATCTCCAACACCCAGATCTTATTTTCTCTGATCTTGTTATCTCTATGCACCATTCAAGTTCTTAGCGCAGACTCAAAGTCTTCCAATCCTTACATACTTTATTGTGGCTCTTCAAACGGTGGCACCGATTCCGATGGCCGGAAATGGTCATCGGATTCCCAGTTTATTTCCGGGAATTCCACGACGGCGAGGGCCCAATACCAAGACCCTTCTCTTCCTTCCGAAATCCCATACATGTCTGCAAGAATCTTCACCTCTCCATCCTCATACAAATTCTCTGTTTCACCAAAGCAACGTCTTTGGCTCAGACTCCATTTCTACCCTTCTTCCTATAACAGCCTTGACAAATCCGACTCGTATTTTGATGTGACCGCAAATGGGTTTACTCTCCTCAACAATTTCAGCGCCTCCATCACAGCCGAAGCTCTCACGCAGGCCTACATTGTCAAAGAATTCTCACTCATTCCTGTCGAGTCCGGGAATCTCAACATCACGTTCACCCCCTCTTCGTCACATAAgaaatcatttgcttttgtGAACGGGATTGAGGTGATACCTATGCCGGATATATTccatccagccaatttggtcgGATTCGATGAACAAACGGTCGATGTACAAAGCTCGACTCTCCAGACCATGTTTCGGCTCAATGTGGGTGGGCAGTATGTTGGGCCAGCCAACGACTCCGCCGGGCTTAACCGGACATGGTATGATGATTCGCCTTACTTGTTTGGTGCAGCATTTGGGGTCACATCTGAGGCTCAGAAGAATGTCTCGATTAGATACTCTAATAATGTGTCAGAATCTATTGCACCTGTTGATGTTTACAGTACTGCTAGATCAATGGGACCTGACCCGGAGGTCAATTCGAATTACaatctcacatgggtttttcAGGTGGATGCTAATTTCACTTATGTTGTGAGGTTACATTTCTGTGAGCTTCAGGTCACCAAGGTCAATCAGAGAGTGTTTGATATATATGTGAACAACCAAACGGCGCAGCCGGCTGCAGATGTGATCGGATGGACAGGGAAGATTGGGGTTCCTCTTTATAAAGATTACGCAGCTTTTGTGAAAGATAAAGCTGGTGATGACGAACTGTGGGTGGCATTGCACCCATCTGTGTCAATGAAGCCTGAGTTCTATGATGCAATACTTAATGGATTGGAGGTCTTTAAGATCAATGATACTAGTGGCAACTTGGCAGGCCCCAACCCTGTGCCGTCTCAGATGCTTCAAGATGCTGAGGCGGCCGCGGCTGCGGCAAATAATCCCTCCCCACCGGCAGCGGGATCAAAGAATAAGGGTTTGGTAATTGGTGGACTCACTGGTGGGGCTGCTGGTGTTGTTGTAGCTGCCGCGGTTGGCTTTGTTGTGTACCAAAGGAAGAAGAGATCACATGAGTCCGGGGTTGGGGCTTGGTTGCCGCTCTATGGTACGTCTACCACATTGACTTCTCGAAAGAGTGGTACTAATACCGGTAGTACTAGCCATGTTTCGAGTTTGGCTGCTGGTCTATGTAGGCATTTCTCATTATCCGAGATCAAACATGGTACCAAGAACTTTGATGAGTCTCAAGTTATTGGGGTTGGAGGGTTTGGGAAGGTTTACAAAGGGTTGATTGATGGAGCGTCGACTGAAGTGGCTATAAAGAGATCCAATCCATCTTCCGAACAAGGAGTTAATGAGTTCCAAACTGAAATCGAGATGCTTTCGAGGCTTAGGCACAGGCATTTGGTCTCCTTGATTGGtttttgtgaagaagaaggCGAGATGATTTTGGTTTATGATTACATGGCTAATGGGACTCTTAGGGAGCACCTCTACAAGTGCAACAAGCTTCCATTGTCATGGAAGCAAAGGTTGGAAATTTGTATAGGAGCTGCGAGGGgactgcattatcttcatacaGGTGCAAGGTACACTATCATCCATAGAGATGTGAAAACAACAAACATTCTCTTGGATGAGAATTGGGTAGCTAAAGTCTCCGATTTCGGGCTATCCAAAACGGGGCCTAATCTTCACCAAACCCATGTTAGTACAATGGTGAAGGGTAGCTTCGGGTACTTGGACCCTGAATACTTCCGCAGGCAACAATTAACTGAAAAATCAGATGTTTACTCATTCGGGGTAGTTCTATTTGAAGTTTTGTGTGGAAGGCCAGCACTCGATGCTACATTGCCTAAGGAGCAAGTTAGTCTTGCAGATTGGGCTATGCACTGTCAAAAACGGGGAACTCTTCACGAAATCATCGATCCACATCTTAAGGGGACATCAATAAATCCCGAATGTCTTAAAAAATTCGCAGAGACAGCTGAGAAGTGTTTATCCGATCATGGACTATATCGTCCTTCAATGGGTGATGTCCTTTGGAACCTTGAGTTTGCTCTTCAATTGCTTGAACATCCAGACGGGGAAAGAGTTGTAGCTGAAGTTAGAGCAAATGATGCTTATGCTATGCACAATGCCACTCTGGTCATTGAAGAAGAGAGCACTACTGCAAGTGTGCCTGTTGATGAGTTGACCAATAGTACTGTTGTTTTTTCACAGTTTGTGAATCAACAAGGAAGATGATGAGCAGGACAATGAATCATTTGACTATTGTTATGCCCGAGTTTTGTTACTCTTTTTGTATGCTTAGGAGTTTTGTCTTGTAGATTGTGCATACAGACAACTGAAACTATCAGAGAAGCTTTGGGGGATACACATGCTTTGTGGATTGACCCCATCTTTCCACCTGGTAAATATCTAGAGCTTGAAAAATTAACTTGCGTTGCTTTTTTATTCGTTTTCCTGTTCTTTTGTTCGGCTTTCAGCCAGTACATTAACGCATCTATACATTAAGCtagattaattatatatatgtaatggTGGATGTAGACCAGAGTAAATTAGTGATAGACCAGTCTACCATTGCATAGATATTGTATCACTACAGAGAGCTGATCTACGTCTGTATGGATGTTTACTGCACTATagcattttcttctttttagtttttcatgtttttgcttaaaagttaaaaccatGATGCAGCATATTGCAGCTTTTGTTTGCAAAACATTTGTCACCTTGTGCCCCATatcagcctctctctctctctctctctctctctctctctccatagtCCATACAGACTAGATAAAAAGAGCTTATGACTAAGAAACAAATTTATAAAATTTTTGGGGAAGAGATTTTATCATCAACAGACAAGCCACAGCAATGTAAGTGGGCTACATATATACTAAGCTAAACTTTGCAAAGACTGAGAAATACATGCCAAtgataattttctatttttctggACCATTAATCAGAAGTTTGGCTTTTGAATTAGCAAAACTTGGCAGATTTGAAAGAAAGGGGGTACATAAAGGAGTTAAAGTAAGTGAAACTGATGCTCTGACTGGTCTTCAAAGGCTTGCCTCCATTGACCAAGCAATCATCAAATGAGAGCCTCTTGAAGATGGTTGGGTTTATGACTCTTGCTGAGGCAAACCAACCACAGTGGAGATGAATATTTGAAGCAGCACATGACCCAGAATTAACACAGATGTTCACAATCTGTACTATGTATCTTGGAATCCCAGACGTGGTGTCTATGCTTTGTGAGATGCTTATGTCTCTATTTGCACAGCTCCCTGTTCACAAAAATTAGTTTGTTCTAAACAAGAGGAAAGTTAACAAATTTGTGAGGATAAGTACTAATCAGATCATGGGTATGTGTTATAGAAAAATGAAAAGGATGGGATCTTCACCATGAAACAAAAGCTTTCTGTGAGTTGATGAGTTACCCTTTTCTGAACATTCCATAGTTGCTGAGTGGTTGCTAGAAGCTCCATGAAATGAAGACAAAAACTTGTTTGAAGGACCTGTATAAAGGAAAAATACTCGTGTTATTATATATAATGTGTGTATGTACTAGAAACTCTGTATTCATGAGCATTTACACACAAGAGGTTAATTAGGAGGTACCAGAATGTGCTCCAAGATTGCAGAACAGAATGATAAGCATGATGATCAAATAGATGAGGAAGAACACATGATAAGAACTCATGATGATGGCCTCTTTAGTTACAAGGTCAAACTGCAAAGAGTTCTGTGGCTAGATCTCCTATTTTGTTTTGGTAGTGTTGGATAGAATTCAATCCACAATTATGCAGTGGAGGTCAATGCAGTAAGAAATGGGAGGATAGGTTATGCAGAGAAGATTTTGTTGGATTGCTGACCCTATTGTCTACTGGATATATGTATTCAAGAAGGGTTTGAACAATTAAGTACACTCCAATGAAGTCTGCAGGCTAAGGACTAAGGGAGAGTGAATGAGTCACTTTTCTATTCTGCAAAGACAAGGATGGTAGCAGCAATTTATAATATGCAGAACAAGAAATTGCTATTTCCCAAGTATTATATTGCCTCAACTTCCCTTCCCTAATTTCCCATACAAACCAATTGAAACCAGACACATACAGATTTataagaagaaaaggaaaatattagAACCCTAGATTTGCTTACTAAATGATGCGTGTATATTATATAGtcttggaaaaatgaattaaataACT
Coding sequences within:
- the LOC133708525 gene encoding TPD1 protein homolog 1-like; the encoded protein is MSSYHVFFLIYLIIMLIILFCNLGAHSGPSNKFLSSFHGASSNHSATMECSEKGNSSTHRKLLFHGSCANRDISISQSIDTTSGIPRYIVQIVNICVNSGSCAASNIHLHCGWFASARVINPTIFKRLSFDDCLVNGGKPLKTSQSISFTYFNSFMYPLSFKSAKFC
- the LOC133708898 gene encoding receptor-like protein kinase ANXUR1 gives rise to the protein MISNTQILFSLILLSLCTIQVLSADSKSSNPYILYCGSSNGGTDSDGRKWSSDSQFISGNSTTARAQYQDPSLPSEIPYMSARIFTSPSSYKFSVSPKQRLWLRLHFYPSSYNSLDKSDSYFDVTANGFTLLNNFSASITAEALTQAYIVKEFSLIPVESGNLNITFTPSSSHKKSFAFVNGIEVIPMPDIFHPANLVGFDEQTVDVQSSTLQTMFRLNVGGQYVGPANDSAGLNRTWYDDSPYLFGAAFGVTSEAQKNVSIRYSNNVSESIAPVDVYSTARSMGPDPEVNSNYNLTWVFQVDANFTYVVRLHFCELQVTKVNQRVFDIYVNNQTAQPAADVIGWTGKIGVPLYKDYAAFVKDKAGDDELWVALHPSVSMKPEFYDAILNGLEVFKINDTSGNLAGPNPVPSQMLQDAEAAAAAANNPSPPAAGSKNKGLVIGGLTGGAAGVVVAAAVGFVVYQRKKRSHESGVGAWLPLYGTSTTLTSRKSGTNTGSTSHVSSLAAGLCRHFSLSEIKHGTKNFDESQVIGVGGFGKVYKGLIDGASTEVAIKRSNPSSEQGVNEFQTEIEMLSRLRHRHLVSLIGFCEEEGEMILVYDYMANGTLREHLYKCNKLPLSWKQRLEICIGAARGLHYLHTGARYTIIHRDVKTTNILLDENWVAKVSDFGLSKTGPNLHQTHVSTMVKGSFGYLDPEYFRRQQLTEKSDVYSFGVVLFEVLCGRPALDATLPKEQVSLADWAMHCQKRGTLHEIIDPHLKGTSINPECLKKFAETAEKCLSDHGLYRPSMGDVLWNLEFALQLLEHPDGERVVAEVRANDAYAMHNATLVIEEESTTASVPVDELTNSTVVFSQFVNQQGR